Within the Saccharopolyspora gloriosae genome, the region CGCGGTGAGTGCCGAAGCGAACGACGACGGACAGGTCGCATCGGTCCGCGACGTGTACAAGTCCTTCGGTTCCTTCCAGGTCATGAACGGTCTGAGCCTGGACTTCAAACCGCGCGCGATCACCACGATCCTCGGCCCCTCGGGTACCGGGAAGAGCGTTCTGCTCAAGCACATGGTGGGCCTGCTGGAACCGGATTCCGGAACGGTCAGCGTGTTCGGGCAGGACATCTGGCGAATCGAGGAGCGGGAACGCGCCAAGCTGCGCAAGCGCTTCGGCGTTCTGTTCCAGGACGGGGCGCTGTTCGGCTCCATGAACGTGTACGACAATGTGGCGTTCCCGCTTCGCAAGCACACCGACATGTCCGAGAAGGATGTCGGCGAGATCGTCAACTACCGGCTCAAAGAGGTCGGTCTGGAAGCGGCGTGGAAGAAGTTTCCCAACGAGATCTCGGGCGGGATGAAGAAGCGCGCCGGCTTCGCCAGGGCGCTGGTGCTGAATCCGGAGATCGTACTGTTCGACGAGCCGGACTCGGGTCTCGACCCGGTCCGTACCAGCTTGCTCAACGACGTGATTCTCAAGATCCACAGTGAGGATCGCGGCACCTACGTCGTGGTCACCCACGACATCAGGACGGCGAAGAAGGTGAGTGATTACGTCGGCCTGATCTGGCAGGGGCGTGTCGTGTACTACGGCCCGGCGGCGGAAGCGTTCTCTTCGGACGATCCGTTCGTGCGGCAATTCCTCGCCGGGGACTCGGTCGGCCCATTGGGAATG harbors:
- a CDS encoding ABC transporter ATP-binding protein; protein product: MSPAVSAEANDDGQVASVRDVYKSFGSFQVMNGLSLDFKPRAITTILGPSGTGKSVLLKHMVGLLEPDSGTVSVFGQDIWRIEERERAKLRKRFGVLFQDGALFGSMNVYDNVAFPLRKHTDMSEKDVGEIVNYRLKEVGLEAAWKKFPNEISGGMKKRAGFARALVLNPEIVLFDEPDSGLDPVRTSLLNDVILKIHSEDRGTYVVVTHDIRTAKKVSDYVGLIWQGRVVYYGPAAEAFSSDDPFVRQFLAGDSVGPLGMD